CCGACCCGGTACGCCTGCACCGGGCACTCCTCGTTCGCCGCGAGGTGGACGGCACCCGGCGGCGGCTCGCTGCTTCCCTCCTTGTGCGCGGTGAGGGCCGAGAAGCGGTGCGCGAGGGCGCCGAAGAGCGGGTCGCGCGCCGCTTCCGGAGTGAGGTCCACCCGTGCCGGTCCGGTGTCTTCGGGGAACCCGCGTGTGACCTCGCCGCCGAGCATCCGCGTGACGACGCCGATGCCGTAGCAGGTGAACATCGCAGCCGGCCCCGAGCCGTCGGCGATGCCCGCGGCCACGCGCTCGAGCGCCGCCTCGACCTGTCGCTGCGCATCGGTCTTGGTGTGCTCGGGGTCGGTGAGATTGAACGGGCTGCCGCCGACGACGAAGCCGCTGTAGCGGTCGAGCACGTCGTCGGGCAGCTGCTCGCGCACGAGATCGAGGTGATCCAGCTGCGCGGCGTCGAGCTTCATCGCGGTTCGGAAGGATTCGTATTCCGCCTGCGCGGCATCGCGCTGCGGACGCGCGCACAGGTACAGCATCGGCGCGGTGGGCATGCGTGAAGTCTAGGTCGCGCGACGGCATCCGACGAGACCGGGCGAGATATATCCGTCGCGATGTATCAGCAGGGGTCTATCGCGCTCTGTGCCGGTGTGGACACAATGGGCGCCATGACGAATGCGGAACCGGACGCATCCGTGGGCACTGGGGAACCGGCGCGCTGGGAGCGCGCCGCCGAGTACTTCCTGCGCTGGCGGGACGGGGATGCGCGCGCCATGGACGAACTGGTGCGCCTCATGACGCCGCCGCTGTGGCACGTCGTGCGGGCCTACGGGCTCGACCGTGCGCTGGCTGAGGATGTCGTCCAGACGACGTGGCTGACACTCGTGCGCCGGCACGAGTCCATCCAGGACCCGCAGGCCGTGTCCGGCTGGCTGACGATGTGCGCGCGCCGCGAAGCCTGGCGCGTCGGCAAGCAGCACCGCCGCGCGGACGCCACCGAGGCCGAGGCGCTCGAGCCCCACCTTCCCGCCCAGGAGTCCGCAGAGCAGACCGCCGCCACCGATGACGAAGCCCATCGGCTCTGGCGGGCGGTCGGCACGCTCAACGAAAGATGCCAGCGGCTCCTGAGGATCGTCGCGTTCGAGGAGCGACCCGACTACGCGCGCATCGCCGAGGACCTCGCGATGCCGATCGGGTCGATCGGGCCGACGCGTCAGCGCTGCCTGGCCAAACTCCGCGCCGAACTCGAGGGCGCCGGATGGGGAGGAGACGACGATGGAGAAGGATGACTACGCCACGGACGCGGCGATCTTCGCGCGGATGCGCGACGCGTGGAGCGAGATCGATCCCGTGCCCGCCGACCTGGTCGACCGTATGGTCGCGGCCGTCGCCGTCGAGGACCTCTCGCGCGAGTACGCGCTGCTGACGCTCGTCGAGACGGCGGAACTGGGAGCGGTCCGCGGCGACACCGACACAGCGACGCTGCAGTTCAGCGACGGCACGACCAGCGTGCTGCTGCACATCGCCGCGACCGAGAGCGGCGGACGCCGCGTCGACGGGTGGGTCGACGGCGATGCGCTCGCGGTGCGACTGGTGCACGGCGAACGCGACTGGTCGGCGGAATCGGGCGAGCACGGGCGATTCGCGTTCGACGAGGTTCCGTCCGGGCTCGCGCGCCTGCGCCTGGTGATCCGGCGGCCCGACGGCGAACTGAGCGAGTTCCAGACCCCGCAGTTCGAGGTGTGACCCGGGGCGCGCGGCCGCCCGGAGCGGCCGGCGCCAGAGACTCTGAGGAGACCAGAAGATGAGCGATCTGCCCCCCGACGACGCTGCCCGCGGCTCGGCCCAGGCCGGAGACGGACGCGGCGACTGGCGACAGCGGTACGACGCCGCACGCGCACAGGGCGTGCCGCTGGACCCGACCAGCGAACCCGTCCCGGGGGTGACCGCCTACCCGACGTCGTACGCGCCGGACCACCTGCTGGTCACAGACGGTGGCCGCGCCGGCGAGCTGATCGAGATCCTCGCACCCGCGGCGGCCGACTTCGGCTGGGGGATCGCCCTGCGCAACCTCGACGGATCCGACCTCGAACTCGAGACGGCGTACGACCGGGCCCGTCGGGGACGGGAGCGCTTCGGCCTGCCCACCATCTACCGCGTCGACATCTTCGCCCAGCCGAGCCCGGATCGCGACGACCAGCCGGTTCCGCCGATCGACGCGTGGCGCCTCTTGCAGCGTGCCCGAGCGCGCACCGGCATCGATCTGGAAGGCGTGTCGCTGGACCATGTGCTCAGCGTCGATCCGTTCGGACGGACCAACCCGTTCGGTCGCACCAATCCCTTCGGGCGGACGAACCCGTTCGGCCGCACCAACCCGTTCGGCCGCACCAACGCGCCGGGGACCGACAGCTATCTCGAGCCGGGGAGCGGCGGGAGGCAGGTCGTCCAGTACATCGGCGCCGCCCCTGAGCCGCGGATCGCCGTCGCAGAAGGCGGGCGTCGCCCGGTCGTCGCCGTCCTCGACACCGGATGCGGCGAGCACGCGTGGCTTCCCGACTCGATCGTCACACGCAAGCCGGTGTTCGACGGCAAGGTCATCGGGATCGACGACGACACCACCGACCCCGAGGCGCTCGGCGACGTCTCCGGGCCGTTCGACGGCGAGCTGGACGCATCCGCCGGTCACGGAACGTTCATCGCCGGGATCGTCCGGCAGGTGTGCCCGGAGGCCGAGATCATCTCCGTCCGGGTGGCCGACAGCCAGGGGACGATGCTCGAGGGCGCGTTCATGTACGCGGTGCGGACGCTGGTGAAGTGGATGGTCACACCCGTCGCCGACGGCGGGCGTCGGATCGACGTTCTGAACATGTCGCTCGGGTACTACCACGAGACGCCGGAGGACGTGCTCTTCGACCGCACGCTGAGCCGGCTGCTCGCGATCGCACGCGCGGCGGGGTGCGCGGTGGTGTGCTCGGCGGGCAACGAGGCGACCGACCGGCCGACCTTTCCGGCGGCGCTGTGGAACTGGCCCGGAGCCGACTACACCGTGGAGGAGCCGGCCGGTGCGGATGCCGCCCCCCACGTGTCCGTCGGGGCGCTCAACCCCAACGGCAGCGTCGCGCTGTTCAGCAACATCGGCGGCTGGGTGCGGACCTACGCGCCGGGAGCCGCCGTGCTCAGCACATCGCCGCCCTTCGAGGGCGGGGTCCAGGCGGGCAGCCGCGACGACCGCGGAGGCATGCGACGAGAGACGATCGATCCCGATGACTACACGGGAGGGTTCGCGCTGTGGAGCGGCACCTCGTTCGCCGCACCGCACGTGGCCGGCAGGCTGGCGGCCGCGCTCGTTCCGGTGCTCGCCGAGAGCGACCAGCCTGCGGCCCGATGCGCTGCCGTGATGACGGAGGCGGCGGGGCGGCCTCTCGCCTGACCCGGGGCCGGCGGATCGGCGTCGACCGATCGGCGGCTGTGTCGTGCCGGTCGACGGCGAGCGCCAAGATGGGGGAATGGGGCGATCGCCGGAGGAGCTGCATGCCGCGGGGGTGGAGCACGCCAACGCCGGTCGGTTCGGTCCGGCGCGACGCGACCTCGAAGCTGGACTGCGCTCCACCACCGACCCCGATCTGCGGGCGCGGATCTCGGGGACGCTCGCGTGGGTGGCGAGCAGGACCGGCGACCCCGCCGGGGGCGAGCGGATCTGCACCGAAGCGCTGGCCTCGCCCGGGCTCGCGCCATCCACGGTGGCGGTGCTCGCGGGCCAGATGGGCGCGATCGCGGAGCAGCTCGGCCGGCTCGCCGATGCCGAGCGCTGGCTCACGCGCGCGATCGAGGCCGATGCCCAGGAGTCGACCACACTCGGGACTTTCGTCGTCAACCGGACGCTGGTGAACATCCACCGCCGCCGGCTCGACGAGGCCGCGGCTGACGCGGCGCGGGCGAGCGAGATCTTCGCGCACGTCGGGCAGCCGGTCGATCAGGCCGAGGCCCGGCACAACGAGGGGTATGTCGCCCTCCTGCGCGGCGACCTCGTCGAAGCGCTCAGCGCGATGTCCCAAGCGCGCGCCGTGCTCGGCGCGGAGTCGCCGGCGCACGCCGCCGTGTGCGATGCCGACCGCGCCCAGGTCCTGCGCGACGCCGGGCTCACGGCCGAAGCGGAAAGGCTGCTCGCCGACGCGGCGGACGTCTTCGGCGCGAACCGCATGACCGGCGACCGGGCGGTGTCCGAGTTCCACCTGGCCAGGTCGCTCATCCTGCATGATCCCGCGGCGGCGCGGCGGGTCGCGGTGACGGCCGCCCGGCGCTTCCGGTCGCTCGGGAATCACGCCTGGGCGGCGCGGGCCGAAGCCGTGCGCATGCGGGCCGAGCTCTCGGAGGGTCAGGTGCTCCCGTCGGGGCGTCGTCAGACGTCGCCGGGCAGGGCGCCGTCGCGCGCGCGGATCGAATCGCTCGCGGCCGAACTCGACGCGCACGGCTTCGCCGACGAAGGGGTCGCGCTGCGGTTGACGCGCGAGCTCTGGGCCGCCCGCCGCGGCGCGCCGGCCGAAGGCGGTGCGCGGCGCGTGGGGACCACCGCGACGGCGTCGCTCGAGGTCAGGCTGCTCGTGCAGGAGGTGTGGTCGGCACGTGCGGCGGCACGCGGGCGGTTCGCCGACGCGCGCCGGACCGCGGCGGTCGGACTCGAGCTGCTCGACGGCTGGCAGAGCGCGTTCGGAAGTCTCGACCTGCAGACGTCGGCCGTCATGCACGGCAACGGGCTCCTCGCGCTCGGGCTCGCCGCCGCTGTTCGCTCGGGCCGTCCGGAGACCGTGTTCGACTGGTCGGAGCGCGCGCGCCATCTGAGCATGCAGGTGATCCCGCTGCGTCCGCCGCCCGACCACGAACTCGCTGATTCGCTCGCCGAGCTTCGCGTGCTGCGCGCGGAAGGCGGCGACTGGCTGGCGAGTCCGCGGGCGGCCGAACTGCAGAACAGGGTGCGAGAGCGCCAGTGGGCGGCCACCGGAACCGCCGCCGTTCAGCGTCCCGTCGGCCTCGAGGATGCGCGCGCCGCTCTGGATGCCGAGACCGCCCTGATCGCGTACGTCTTCTCGGGCGACGCGCTCCACGCGCTGGTGGTCACGCCCGACCGCACGCGGCTGCTGCCGATCCCGGCGTGGCGTGCGGTTCGCGACGCCGTCCCCGGGCTTCGCGCAGACCTCGACGTCGCCGCGAGCGTGCGATCGGGCCCGATGGCGGCCGTGGTGAGGCGCTCCCTCGAGGACCGCCTCGGCGTGCTGTCACGCCACCTGGTGGACGGTCCGGTCGCCGCGGCGGGGGCCCGCCGCCTCGTCATCACCGTGCCGGGCCTGCTCAGCGGGATCCCCTGGGCGATGCTTCCGGCACTCCACGGCCGCGTCTTCACGCTGGCTTCGAGTGCGACCCGGTGGGTGGCGATGCGCGCCGCGGTCGCGCGACGTCCGGCGCGCGTGGGATTCGCGGTCGGCCCGCGCGTGCTCCGCGGCGAGGAGGAGGTCGCGCGCGGCGCGGCAGCGTGGCAGCGGTCCGAGGTGCTCGAGGGCGATCGGGCCTCGGTGGGCGGCGTCTCCCGCCTCGCCGGCGAGGTGGATCTCCTCCACGTCGCCGCCCACGGACGCCACGCGGCCGACAACCCGCTCTTCTCCGGCC
This region of Microbacterium thalassium genomic DNA includes:
- a CDS encoding glutamine amidotransferase-related protein; translation: MPTAPMLYLCARPQRDAAQAEYESFRTAMKLDAAQLDHLDLVREQLPDDVLDRYSGFVVGGSPFNLTDPEHTKTDAQRQVEAALERVAAGIADGSGPAAMFTCYGIGVVTRMLGGEVTRGFPEDTGPARVDLTPEAARDPLFGALAHRFSALTAHKEGSSEPPPGAVHLAANEECPVQAYRVGDRLYAVQFHPEPTADAFVARMVVYRNDGYFDSDAFDEVAGRVRAASVTEPTRLLRAFAKRFGPTD
- a CDS encoding RNA polymerase sigma factor; this encodes MTNAEPDASVGTGEPARWERAAEYFLRWRDGDARAMDELVRLMTPPLWHVVRAYGLDRALAEDVVQTTWLTLVRRHESIQDPQAVSGWLTMCARREAWRVGKQHRRADATEAEALEPHLPAQESAEQTAATDDEAHRLWRAVGTLNERCQRLLRIVAFEERPDYARIAEDLAMPIGSIGPTRQRCLAKLRAELEGAGWGGDDDGEG
- a CDS encoding S8 family peptidase, with the protein product MSDLPPDDAARGSAQAGDGRGDWRQRYDAARAQGVPLDPTSEPVPGVTAYPTSYAPDHLLVTDGGRAGELIEILAPAAADFGWGIALRNLDGSDLELETAYDRARRGRERFGLPTIYRVDIFAQPSPDRDDQPVPPIDAWRLLQRARARTGIDLEGVSLDHVLSVDPFGRTNPFGRTNPFGRTNPFGRTNPFGRTNAPGTDSYLEPGSGGRQVVQYIGAAPEPRIAVAEGGRRPVVAVLDTGCGEHAWLPDSIVTRKPVFDGKVIGIDDDTTDPEALGDVSGPFDGELDASAGHGTFIAGIVRQVCPEAEIISVRVADSQGTMLEGAFMYAVRTLVKWMVTPVADGGRRIDVLNMSLGYYHETPEDVLFDRTLSRLLAIARAAGCAVVCSAGNEATDRPTFPAALWNWPGADYTVEEPAGADAAPHVSVGALNPNGSVALFSNIGGWVRTYAPGAAVLSTSPPFEGGVQAGSRDDRGGMRRETIDPDDYTGGFALWSGTSFAAPHVAGRLAAALVPVLAESDQPAARCAAVMTEAAGRPLA
- a CDS encoding CHAT domain-containing protein; amino-acid sequence: MGRSPEELHAAGVEHANAGRFGPARRDLEAGLRSTTDPDLRARISGTLAWVASRTGDPAGGERICTEALASPGLAPSTVAVLAGQMGAIAEQLGRLADAERWLTRAIEADAQESTTLGTFVVNRTLVNIHRRRLDEAAADAARASEIFAHVGQPVDQAEARHNEGYVALLRGDLVEALSAMSQARAVLGAESPAHAAVCDADRAQVLRDAGLTAEAERLLADAADVFGANRMTGDRAVSEFHLARSLILHDPAAARRVAVTAARRFRSLGNHAWAARAEAVRMRAELSEGQVLPSGRRQTSPGRAPSRARIESLAAELDAHGFADEGVALRLTRELWAARRGAPAEGGARRVGTTATASLEVRLLVQEVWSARAAARGRFADARRTAAVGLELLDGWQSAFGSLDLQTSAVMHGNGLLALGLAAAVRSGRPETVFDWSERARHLSMQVIPLRPPPDHELADSLAELRVLRAEGGDWLASPRAAELQNRVRERQWAATGTAAVQRPVGLEDARAALDAETALIAYVFSGDALHALVVTPDRTRLLPIPAWRAVRDAVPGLRADLDVAASVRSGPMAAVVRRSLEDRLGVLSRHLVDGPVAAAGARRLVITVPGLLSGIPWAMLPALHGRVFTLASSATRWVAMRAAVARRPARVGFAVGPRVLRGEEEVARGAAAWQRSEVLEGDRASVGGVSRLAGEVDLLHVAAHGRHAADNPLFSGLELADGTLFGYDLDLVGRVPGTVVLSSCEVGRSSVRWGEEAVGMTRTWLHAGSHCVVAAPVVVADDDACELLGALHAELSARPPAEALAAAAERTGIRAPFQVHGAGF